One part of the Haliotis asinina isolate JCU_RB_2024 chromosome 2, JCU_Hal_asi_v2, whole genome shotgun sequence genome encodes these proteins:
- the LOC137273524 gene encoding splicing factor C9orf78 homolog: protein MFKPKKARNVRKRRHSSDSDNSDKEREDVISKLDDIKELQKMRGRQNGVSAASLALGKKIEKTEEVEDADPFKMKTGGFIDMKSLKKVPVTGEAAEAIGTAFAAETNRRDEDTEMLKYVEDELAKRKGRAVKSESKEDKNRAEDSLYQLPEHLKVKSATKRSEDMLSNQMLSGIPEIDLGIEAKIRNIEATEEAKDRLIREKMKKKENEVSAFVPTNMAVNFVQHNRFNIDDTAPVLKKVEQPTITPLRVGDVDSLNATHGTSSKSSQDEKATDDFHYEKFKKQMRRF from the exons ATGTTTAAACCCAAGAAGGCCCGAAACGTCAGGAAAAGAAGACATTCGTCTGACAGTGACAACTCAGATAAAGAAAGAGAAGACGTTAT AAGTAAGTTGGATGACATCAAGGAGCTGCAGAAGATGAGGGGGAGGCAGAATGGTGTCAGTGCTGCCAGCCTCGCCCTGGGTAAGAAGATCGAGAAGACTGAGGAAGTTGAAGAT GCAGATCCTTTCAAGATGAAAACTGGAGGCTTTATTGACATGAAATCTCTGAAGAAAGT ACCAGTGACTGGTGAGGCTGCAGAGGCAATTGGAACAGCTTTTGCCGCGGAAACAAACCGGAGAGATGAAGACACTGAGAT GTTGAAATATGTGGAGGATGAGCTGGCCAAGAGGAAAGGCCGTGCTGTGAAGTCAGAGTCGAAGGAGGATAAGAATAG GGCGGAGGATTCCCTGTACCAACTTCCAGAGCATCTGAAGGTCAAGTCTGCCACAAAGAGGTCAGAGGATATGTTGTCCAATCAGATGCTGTCTGGCATCCCAGAGATAGACCTTGGCATCGA AGCGAAAATACGCAACATTGAAGCAACAGAAGAGGCAAAGGACAGACTGATTCGGGAAAAGATGAAGAAGAAGGAAAATGAGGTGTCAGCCTTTGTACCAACAAACATGGCTGTGAACTTTGTCCAACATAACAGAT TCAACATTGATGACACAGCGCCAGTGTTGAAGAAGGTAGAGCAACCGACGATCACACCACTTCGAGTGGGAGACGTGGACTCCCTCAATGCAACTCATG GTACCTCCAGTAAGTCCAGTCAGGATGAGAAGGCTACTGATGATTTCCACTACGAGAAGTTCAAAAAGCAGATGAGGAGGTTCTGA
- the LOC137273520 gene encoding 3-oxoacyl-[acyl-carrier-protein] reductase FabG-like, which translates to MPDFSGQVVLITGASAGIGEGTALHFAKHGAKLSLTGRDKTRLEDVAKRCSECGIPADDILTFPGDLTDEAFRKTIIEKTVAKFDRLDVLVNNAGMLYPGASMAMDGSKYDQMMDLNMRVPFQLSQLAVSYLEKTQGNIVNVSSICGAKSMPELGIYCVSKAALDMFTQCLALELAPKKVRVNSVNPGTVVSMIHRREGTTYYDKDDEYAKFLEQQAGRHPLGRVGQPQDVAESIAYLASDAASFVTGQLIFIDGGRHCVCAGVSK; encoded by the exons ATGCCAGATTTTTCGGGCCAAGTTGTACTTATTACGG GAGCGAGTGCCGGTATTGGAGAAGGAACGGCTTTGCATTTTGCCAAACATGGAGCCAAACTCTCACTAACGGGGCGAGATAAGACGAGACTGGAAGATGTTGCTAAGCGATGCTCGGAATGCGGGATACCTGCTGATGAC ATTCTGACTTTTCCTGGTGACTTGACTGACGAGGCGTTCAGGAAGACCATCATTGAAAAGACGGTCGCCAAATTTGACAGACTCGACGTGCTG GTGAACAACGCAGGTATGTTGTACCCAGGGGCGTCAATGGCGATGGATGGGTCCAAGTACGACCAGATGATGGACCTCAACATGAGGGTGCCCTTCCAGCTGTCACAGCTCGCAGTCTCCTACTTGGAGAAGACGCAGG GGAACATCGTAAACGTATCCAGTATTTGCGGAGCCAAGTCG ATGCCGGAATTAGGGATCTACTGCGTCAGCAAGGCCGCCCTCGATATGTTCACACAGTGTCTGGCATTAG AGCTTGCACCCAAAAAAGTTCGAGTGAATTCGGTCAA CCCCGGCACTGTGGTGAGCATGATACACAGACGGGAGGGCACTACGTACTACGACAAGGACGATGAGTACGCTAAG TTCTTGGAGCAACAAGCTGGTCGCCACCCCCTTGGCAGAGTAGGTCAACCCCAGGATGTGGCTGAGTCTATTGCTTACCTTGCCTCCGACGCTGCGAGTTTTGTAACGGGACAGCTTATTTTCATCGATGGGGGTCGACACTGTGTGTGTGCCGGCGTCAGCAAGTGA